A genomic stretch from Telmatocola sphagniphila includes:
- a CDS encoding DUF4159 domain-containing protein, producing the protein MLKFRLMPGRKLVAALLTTTLLLTGAGRAAAQAKKVEEPLADKVRDAIDRGILFLKKAQSDRGNKTWNWENNELSLAFQGGFTTLTMLALLTAGVDPKDPVIQRSVDYLRSLRSTSTYVIALQTMALAELKDPRDLDLMQENVKKLLAYRVRVNGKLDGWSYGNNSLSQGDGSNTQYAMLGLYAAKKAGVTIEPKVWDEIKEFYEQAQRQEGVDQGFWTYYTREKGHDNRQTMTPAGISGLIIAGEQLDVSKQDFDPKTGIAKNCGVYDESEAIARGLRWMSVNGHFSFRSGMHSFYNIYGLERVGRLSGQRFIGDHDWYREGCEILVGQNPMFVDFAQRPDGSWGSPSGGVDGSKVLSTSFALLFLSKGRTPILISKLAFNARNGDENSWNNKRSDSRHLVEYSSRELFKNIPLAWQTFDCRKTNLPDKEVFDQELSALVQSPILYITGHKKPELTDKQIEILKRYIEEGGFVFGHACCGSKEFTNGFHELMAKIYPDSPLMPLRADHPVWTAHKVVKPNYFDPPLEGIERGCKTIVMFSPAPLAGYWEESKYDPANAAEAKNAVGLERGNMAYQLAGNIIAYATGLEAPQPRLTRKKILDVKDDKVIPRDSLQIGQLRHDGDWQPAPQAMRQLAAYLRDSAKLDISLRKDEVRMNSDAIFDHRFLYMHGRKKFTYDDEELRNVRGALTTGGVLFADACCGKKEFDTAFREFIAKVFPNERLQRISTEDFLFSESLNGAKIESVRCRTEKPDGSPNAEFETMPPFLEGIKINGRWVVIYSKYDIGCALEKHKSSACMGHDFDSALKIASAALLYSLKR; encoded by the coding sequence ATGCTCAAATTCCGATTAATGCCGGGTCGAAAACTCGTTGCAGCCCTGCTGACGACCACCTTGCTCCTCACCGGGGCGGGGCGAGCCGCCGCACAAGCCAAAAAAGTGGAAGAACCTCTCGCGGATAAAGTCCGCGATGCCATAGATCGCGGTATCCTGTTTCTCAAAAAAGCCCAGTCTGATCGAGGCAATAAAACCTGGAACTGGGAAAACAATGAGTTATCCCTCGCATTTCAGGGAGGTTTCACCACGCTGACCATGCTGGCGTTGCTCACCGCCGGGGTTGACCCGAAAGATCCGGTCATCCAGCGTTCCGTCGATTATCTCCGATCCCTGCGAAGCACTTCCACTTATGTCATCGCACTTCAAACGATGGCCCTGGCGGAATTGAAAGATCCCAGGGATCTGGACCTGATGCAGGAAAATGTCAAGAAACTTTTAGCCTACCGAGTCCGTGTCAACGGCAAGCTTGATGGGTGGAGCTACGGGAACAATTCCCTGTCTCAAGGAGACGGCTCCAATACTCAGTACGCCATGCTCGGGCTCTATGCGGCCAAAAAAGCGGGCGTCACCATCGAACCCAAAGTCTGGGATGAGATCAAGGAATTTTACGAACAGGCTCAGCGCCAAGAAGGAGTCGATCAGGGCTTCTGGACTTACTACACGAGAGAGAAGGGGCACGATAATCGACAGACCATGACCCCGGCCGGGATTTCCGGGTTAATCATCGCTGGGGAACAGCTGGATGTCAGCAAACAGGATTTCGACCCCAAAACCGGGATTGCCAAGAATTGCGGCGTCTACGACGAAAGTGAAGCGATTGCCCGAGGACTACGCTGGATGAGCGTTAACGGCCACTTCAGCTTTCGTTCCGGAATGCATAGCTTCTACAACATCTACGGTCTCGAACGGGTGGGCCGGTTATCGGGTCAGCGCTTCATCGGAGATCACGACTGGTATCGTGAAGGGTGCGAGATACTGGTGGGACAGAATCCGATGTTCGTCGATTTCGCCCAGCGACCCGATGGTTCCTGGGGCTCTCCTTCGGGCGGGGTCGATGGGAGCAAGGTGCTAAGTACGAGTTTCGCACTGTTGTTTCTGTCCAAGGGCCGCACGCCCATCTTGATTTCGAAACTCGCTTTCAACGCCCGCAACGGCGATGAAAACTCCTGGAACAACAAACGCAGTGATTCGCGGCACCTCGTTGAATACTCCAGTCGGGAACTTTTCAAAAATATTCCGCTGGCTTGGCAAACTTTTGATTGCCGGAAAACCAATCTCCCAGATAAAGAAGTCTTCGATCAAGAGCTCTCCGCGCTGGTGCAATCGCCGATTCTCTACATCACAGGGCACAAAAAGCCGGAATTGACCGATAAACAGATCGAAATATTAAAACGCTACATCGAGGAAGGGGGGTTCGTTTTCGGCCATGCCTGCTGCGGTTCCAAAGAATTCACCAATGGATTCCACGAACTGATGGCCAAGATCTACCCGGACAGCCCCTTGATGCCTTTGCGGGCCGATCACCCGGTCTGGACGGCACACAAGGTCGTGAAACCGAACTACTTCGATCCACCACTCGAAGGCATTGAACGCGGCTGCAAGACCATCGTAATGTTCAGCCCGGCCCCGCTCGCGGGCTATTGGGAAGAAAGCAAATACGATCCGGCCAATGCCGCGGAAGCCAAAAACGCCGTCGGCCTAGAACGAGGCAACATGGCCTATCAGCTGGCGGGTAACATCATCGCCTACGCTACCGGTTTGGAAGCTCCGCAACCTCGTTTGACGCGCAAGAAGATTCTGGATGTGAAGGACGATAAAGTCATTCCCCGCGATTCGCTGCAGATCGGTCAACTGCGGCACGATGGCGACTGGCAGCCCGCCCCTCAAGCCATGCGACAACTGGCCGCGTATCTGCGTGATTCCGCCAAGCTGGATATCAGCCTCCGAAAAGACGAAGTGCGCATGAACAGCGACGCGATTTTCGACCATCGCTTCCTGTACATGCACGGAAGAAAGAAATTCACCTACGATGATGAGGAATTGCGGAATGTTCGCGGCGCTCTCACCACCGGTGGTGTACTCTTTGCGGATGCGTGTTGCGGGAAGAAGGAATTCGATACCGCTTTTCGTGAATTCATAGCCAAAGTTTTCCCCAACGAGCGCTTGCAGAGAATTTCCACGGAAGATTTCCTCTTCAGCGAATCCCTCAACGGCGCGAAGATCGAATCGGTCCGCTGCCGAACCGAAAAGCCGGATGGCTCGCCGAATGCCGAATTTGAAACGATGCCGCCATTCCTGGAAGGGATAAAAATCAACGGCCGCTGGGTGGTGATTTACAGTAAGTATGACATCGGTTGCGCGTTGGAAAAACACAAGTCGAGTGCCTGCATGGGACACGATTTCGACAGTGCCTTAAAAATCGCTTCTGCCGCGCTCCTCTATTCGCTGAAGCGCTGA